Proteins found in one Panthera tigris isolate Pti1 chromosome B3, P.tigris_Pti1_mat1.1, whole genome shotgun sequence genomic segment:
- the PSMB5 gene encoding proteasome subunit beta type-5, with protein MALASVLERPLPVNGLGFFGLGGRADLLDLGPGSPSDGLSLAAPHRGVPEEPRIEMLHGTTTLAFKFQHGVIVAADSRATAGAYIASQTVKKVIEINPYLLGTMAGGAADCSFWERLLARQCRIYELRNKERISVAAASKLLANMVYQYKGMGLSMGTMICGWDKRGPGLYYVDSEGNRISGATFSVGSGSVYAYGVMDRGYSYDLEVEQAYDLARRAIYQATYRDAYSGGAVNLYHVREDGWIRVSSDNVADLHDKYSGSTP; from the exons ATGGCGCTGGCTAGCGTGTTGGAGAGGCCGCTACCGGTGAACGGGCTCGGGTTTTTCGGACTCGGGGGTCGTGCGGATCTGCTGGATCTGGGTCCAGGGAGTCCCAGCGATGGGCTGAGCCTGGCCGCACCCCACCGGGGTGTCCCAGAGGAGCCGAGAATCGAAATGCTTCATGGAACCACCACCCTGGCCTTCAAG TTTCAACATGGAGTCATTGTTGCAGCGGACTCTCGCGCCACAGCGGGTGCCTATATAGCCTCCCAGACAGTAAAGAAGGTGATAGAGATCAATCCCTACCTGCTGGGCACCATGGCTGGGGGCGCAGCGGATTGCAGCTTCTGGGAGCGCCTATTGGCTCGTCAATGTCGAATCTATGAGCTTCGAAACAAGGAACGCATCTCTGTAGCAGCTGCCTCCAAGCTGCTTGCCAACATGGTGTATCAGTATAAAGGCATGGGGCTGTCCATGGGCACCATGATCTGTGGCTGGGATAAGAGAGGCCCTG GCCTCTACTATGtggacagtgaaggaaaccgGATCTCAGGGGCCACCTTCTCTGTAGGTTCTGGCTCTGTGTATGCTTATGGGGTCATGGATCGGGGTTACTCCTATGACCTAGAGGTGGAACAGGCCTATGACCTGGCCCGTCGAGCCATCTACCAAGCCACCTATAGAGATGCCTACTCAGGAGGTGCAGTCAACCTCTACCATGTCCGAGAGGATGGCTGGATCCGAGTCTCCAGTGACAATGTAGCTGATCTACATGACAAATATAGTGGATCTACCCCCTGA